The following are encoded together in the Lactuca sativa cultivar Salinas chromosome 1, Lsat_Salinas_v11, whole genome shotgun sequence genome:
- the LOC111899344 gene encoding signal peptidase complex subunit 3B: protein MHSFGYRANALLTFAVTILAVMCAIASVSDNFNSPSPTSQVQVLNINWFRNKPDGDDELSMTMNISADLQSLFTWNTKQIFVFLAAEYQTPQNSLNQVSLWDGIIPAKEHARFYIHTTNKYRFVDQGSNLWERDFNMTLHWHVMPKTGKMFADKIVMTGFRLPKSYK from the exons ATGCATTCCTTCGGATACAGAGCCAACGCCTTGCTGACTTTCGCCGTTACAATTCTCGCCGTAATGTGCGCCATCGCTTCCGTCTCCGACAATTTCAACTCTCCCTCTCCCACCTCACAAGTccag GTTTTGAACATCAATTGGTTTCGGAATAAGCCAGATGGCGATGACGAG CTCAGCATGACAATGAATATATCAGCAGATCTACAATCATTGTTTACATGGAATACAAAACAG ATTTTTGTCTTTTTAGCAGCAGAGTATCAAACCCCACAGAATTCTCTAAATCAG GTATCTTTGTGGGATGGTATCATTCCTGCCAAAGAGCATGCAAGATTCTACATCCATACAACTAACAAATACCGTTTCGTTGATCAA GGAAGTAACCTCTGGGAAAGAGATTTCAACATGACATTGCATTGGCATGTAATGCCCAAAACCGGGAAGATGTTTGCTGATAAAATAGTCATGACAGGTTTTCGTTTGCCTAAGTCATATAAATGA